Within Sinorhizobium sp. RAC02, the genomic segment CTCGATTGCCTTCTTCCGTGTCGACCGCGCCTCCAGCGCACCGATGGTTGCCCAGCGCCGCCCGGCACCGGTACCGGCACGCCCGGTCGCCAAGTCCGTCACAGCACAGGTTCGCAAGTCCGACAACAGCGTCAATGCCCAGCAGGCTCGCGCCCGCGGCTTTGCCCTCGACATGTCGATGGGCGGCCCGGATGCCGACGACGCAGACTTCAGGGAGAGCGCATAATCATGGCCGGCACGTCCTCCGAATCCCAGTTCGTCACCTTCAGTCTCGAAAACGAGGTCTTTGCCGTGCCGGTCTCGGTGGTGCGGGAAATCCTCGACCATGAGGATGCCTTCAAGATCCCGCACGGGCCGGACTATCTGCTCGGGCTTCGGGATGTGCGGGGCCAGGGTGTGCCGGTCATCGATCTCCGTCTTCGTCTCGGCATGACGAAGACGGAGAAGACGCCGCACACGCGGGCCCTCGTGCTCGATGTGCCGATGGGCGACAAGACCCTCACGCTTGGCCTCGTCGCCGACCGGGTCTTCGAGGTCATTCCTTTCCGCGAAGAGGAAATCGAGGGTGCGCCGGATATCGGCGTGCGCTGGCGATCGGATTACATTGCAGGCGTGGTGCGCCGGAACGGCGGCTTCGTCGTCATCGTCGATCTTGCGCGCCTGTTCTCGGGCGCGGAAGTCGCGATGATGGGCAGCGCCAACCGCCTCGCCGCCACGGCATAATTTCAGGAGAACGGGCGTGGGAGCAGCATTGCGGGCGCATGGGGCGGAGGAAGGCTTGAGCAGCCGGAACTTCGATGCCCTGTCACGCTACATCTATGACTATAGCGGCATCAAGATGCCGGTAACGAAGCTGACGATGCTGGAAGGCCGCCTGCGGCGACGGCTCCGGGCGACCGGCATCCCCAACTTCAACGACTATTGCGACTACCTCTTCAAGCGTGGCGGCATCGACAAGGAGGCGATCTTCCTCATCGATGCCGTGACCACCAACAAGACCGATTTCTTCCGCGAGCCGAAACACTTCGACTACATGGCCGAGACCGGCCTGCCGGAAATGGTGGCCGCCGGCCACAAGCGGCTGCGGCTGTGGAGCGCCGCCTGCTCGATCGGCGCGGAACCCTATACGATGGCGATGGTGCTGCAGGATTTCATCGATGGCCAACCCGGCCTCGACTACCGCATCCTCGCCACCGATCTTTCGACCGACGTGCTGCAAGCGGCGCGGCGCGGCGTCTATCCGCGCGACATGGTCCAGCCCGTTCCTGCCGACATGAAGCGCCAATATGTCATGACGTCGCGGGATGCCGCGCGCGGCGAGGTGCGCATCCATCCGCGCCTGCGCTCGACGGTCGGCTTTGCGCGGCTCAACCTCATGGACAGCGCCTACAAGGTGGGCGAGCCGATGCACATGATCTTCTGCCGCAACGTGCTGATCTATTTCGAAAAGCCGACGCAGGCGAAGGTGCTGTCGAGGCTCTGCGACTGCCTCGTGCCCGGCGGCTTCCTCTATGTCGGCCACTCCGAAACGGTCACCGGCATCACCCTGCCGGTGCGCCAGGTCGCCAACACGGTTTTCAAGAAGATCTGATGCCCCTTCCGGTCAAGAAAATCCGCGTTCTCATCATCGACGACTCGGCAAGCGTGCGCCAGGCGCTGACCCACGTGCTGGAGCAGGATCCCGAGATCGAGGTGATGGGGGCGGCCTCCGATCCGTTCATGGCGGCGAAGAAGATCCAGGAAGAGATCCCCGACGTCATCACGCTGGACGTGGAAATGCCGCGCATGGACGGCATCACCTTCCTGCGCAAGCTGATGTCGCAGCGGCCGATCCCCGTCGTCATGTGCTCTTCGCTCACCGAGGAAGGCTCCGAAACGCTGATGCAGGCGCTGGAGGCCGGTGCTGTCGATATCATCCTGAAGCCCAAGATCGGTGCGGCCGACCATCTCGCCGAATCGGGCATGCGCATCCGCGAGGCGGTGAAGGGTGCGGCCGTCGCCCGCATCGGCTCTCACCGACGAGCCGCCGTGCCTTCAGGCCCAACGGCAAAACTCACCGCCGACGCCGTGCTGCCGCCACCCTCCGGCCGCGCCATGGCGAAGACGACGGAAATGGTCGCCTGCGTTGGCGCATCTACCGGGGGCACGGAGGCGCTCCGTGTCATGCTCGAGCAGCTGCCGGCAAACTCGCCCGGTCTTGTCATCGTCCAGCACATGCCGGAGAAATTCACCGCCGCTTTCGCCAAACGGCTGAACAGCCTGTGCGAAGTCGAGGTCAAGGAGGCCGTGCACGGCGATCCGGTGCTGCGCGGCCATGTGCTGATCGCACCCGGCGACAAGCACATGATGCTGGAGCGGCAAGGTGCGCGCTACCACGTCGCGGTGCGCGAAGGCCCCCTCGTCTCCCGTCACCGGCCGTCCGTCGATGTGCTCTTCCGCTCCGCTGCCCGTTCGGCTGGCGGCAACGCGATGGGCGTCATCATGACCGGCATGGGTGACGACGGTGCGCGCGGCATGGCCGAGATGCACCAGGCCGGCGCCTATACCGTCGCGCAGGACGAGGCGACGTCCGTGGTCTTCGGCATGCCGAAGGAGGCGATCGCCCATGGCGGTGTCGATCGGATCCTGCCCCTGGAACAGCTCGCCCGCGAGATCCTCGTCGCAGACCGCCGGCGATAGGCGCGAGCACCTATCCTTTTGTTTTTGCCCGGAACTATACGTGGACTGCGTCGATTTTCACCGGGCATTAACCATAATGGAAGAGGATGGCCATGCACCATGCAGGGTGCAGTTTCAGGAGCGATGACCGGCTCACGAACCGATCCGGGGACCATCATGCCTGTCATCACCTTCGCCAACACCAAGGGCGGCGCCGGCAAGACCACCGCCGTGCTGCTGCTTGCGACCGAGCTTGCCCGCCTCGGCTTCCGCGTCTCGGTGCTCGACGCCGACCCGCAGCACTGGATCACCCGCTGGTATGAGAATTCCGAAGGCCTGCTCGGCAACCGCCTGAGCGTCGTGCCCTACGTCACCATGAGCACGATCGACCGCCAGCTCCAGGAGCAGAAGGCCCGCGCCGATTTCGTTTTGATCGACCTGCCCGGTTCGCGTAGCTCGCTGCTTGCCAAGGCGGTCGGATATGCAGACTACGTGCTCATCCCCGTGCAGGGCTCCGCCATGGATGCGCAGGGCGGCGCAAATGTCATCGAGCTGCTGCAATATCTCGAAGACAAGGCCGATATCCGCATCCGCCATTCGGTCGTGCTGACCCGCGTCAACTCCATGGTGACGACGCGCGCCATGACGGCCGTAAAGGACCTGCTCGCTGCCCGCCGGGTGCACCTGCTCGAAACGCCGATCATCGAACGCGCTGCATTCCGCGACATGTTCGGCTGCGGCGGAACGCTCTACACCATGGATGCAAAACGCGTCAGCAATCTCGACAAGGCGCAGGAAAACGCCCGGGCGCTGGCGCTGGAAGTGCTGAAACAGATCCCCAAGGCCCAATACGCCGACGCGCCGATCCTCAGAAGCGTCGCCTGACAGCGTGTTCGTCCTGTAAATTTCGAGAGGCCGTCGTTTCCGCGGCCTTTTTTCATTTTGAGAGAGGGAGGGTCCAGAAATGGAAAAGCCCGCCGCGGGAGGAGGTGCGGCAGGCTTTCCGATAGAACCGAATGACGACTGGGAGGAGGAGTGTCGCCATTCCCGCAGTCGGCCCTGGGAGGAGGAGTGGGCCTTCTGCAACATCGAAGCTTCGTGGGAGGAGGTACGTTGCTTCGATAAATATGACTATATTCGATTCTTGATCATTTCATAGGCATCGTTTTGCAATGCAGCTATGCGTTATGCGCGTACCGAATATCTCAACTTCCCGAACCAATCCTGTTTCGGATACAACTCTTCGCATATGCGAAGACGCCCGCCGAGGGGCGGGCGTCTTCAAAATTCTGCCGTATGACGGCGGTCGATCAGAAACCGACGGCGGCGCGGGCGACCGACTTGATTTCCGAGCGCTCGATGCCGAGATCGCGCAGTTCGCGTGCACTCATGCGGTCGAGTTCGTTGATGGTCTGACGGTACTTGCGCCAATTGCTGAAGGAACGTGCCATGTTCATGATGATCCCCTTTCGTGAGGCTCTCTGTTCGGCACCGGTCCGTGGCGCCGCGTCTTTCGATGACCGCTTTATAGCTTTATGCTGCAATGCGGAACAGCGCTAAGCCGGCACGCCACCCATGCGATTGATGCATGGGTCTTTTAAGCTTTTATTCAGGAAACGGGCGGAAAACCGGCTATCAGGCCGCCAAAACGGCCCGTTCCTCTGCCAAAAAGGCCGAAATCCGCTTCAAACCCTCGCGCAGCACGCCCTCGTCATTCGTGTAGCCGATGCGCAGGTGCCCCTCCATATCCATGGCGCTGCCGGGTGTCAGCATGACGCCGGTGCATTCCAGGAGCCTGATGCAAAAAGCCTCCGAGGTGAGCGGCAGATCGTATTTCAGCAATGCCGTCGTGCCCGATTTCGGCTTCACCCAGGAGATCAGCGGTTCGCCGTCCACCCATTCAGCAAGGATGGCCAGATTGGTCCGGGTGATGGCGTGGCTGCGGGCGAGGATCTTGTCGCGGTTTTCCAGTGCGATGGCGGCGAAATGATCGTCCAGCATGCCGACGCTGATCGTATTGTAGTCGCGGTGGATCGAGACGGCGTGTAGCAGGTCCCTCGGCCCGACGATCCAGCCGAGGCGCAACCCCGCCAGGGAGTAGGTTTTCGACATGCTGCCGGTGCTGATGCCCTTCTCGTAGAGATCGGCGATCGAGGCGGTGATGCCGTTGCCGTGCTGGTCGGTGCCGCGATAGACCTCGTCGCAGAGGATCCAGGCGCCGCAGCCCCGCGCGATCTCGACGACCTCAAGCAGGAACTCCCGATCCATCAGCGAGCCGGTCGGGTTGTTCGGATTGTTGAGGCAGATGAGCTTGGTGCCGGGCGTCGCGAGCCGGCGCAATTCTGCGAGATCCGGCAGAAAGCCCTGCTCGGCCGTGAGCTTCAGGATCTGCACGTCCGCGCCAAAACTTTCCGGGATGGAATAGTGCTGCTGGTAGGTGGGCAGGACCGAGATGACCCGGTCGCCCGGTTCCACCAGCGTCTCGTGCACCAGCGCATTGGCGCCGATCGCGCCGTGGGTGACGACGACGTTTTCCAGCACCTGTTTTTCGTACATGCCGGCGATGAGGCTGCGCAGCCGCTCGCTGCCTTCGATGGCGCCGTAGGTCAGCTTCATCGGCAGGAGTTCCGCGAGAATATCCTCGCGCTTGCCGGCCATATCCAGCAGTTCCGCGACGGTCAACGATTCTACGCAGGTTTCCGCGAGGTTCCACTCGCAGTGGTTCTCGTAACGGTTCATCCAGATTTCAACACCGAAATCGCGTATCTTCATGGCCGGGTCCTTTCGGGTTAGAAGGCGGCATGCGGCAGTGCCGCCCATTCAATATCGGGACGATATGAGCAATATATTGCACAGTCAAGAACGCGGCGACGTACTCGCCCATGTCTCCGGCAATCTGCGGCGCCTGCGGCAGGCAGCGGGCCTCAGCCAGGCGGCGCTGGCGGAAGCCTCCGGCATCAGCCGACGCATGATCGTTGCCCTCGAAGGGGGGGACGCGAATATCAGCCTGTCCAGCCTGGACAAACTCGCCGGCGCGATCGGTGTCGGTTTTGTCGATCTGGTGCGCGATCCAGCCCAGGCCCCCTCCGCCGAGATCAACGAGGTGACGTGGCGGGGGACGGATCCTGAAAGCACCGCGGTGCTGCTTGGCTCGGCGCCGGCGACGAAAGAGACGCAGATGTGGCTCTGGTCGCTGGGACCCGGCGAGCGCTATGAGGCCGAGCCCGATCCCGCAGGCTGGCACGAGATGGTGTTCGTGACGGAAGGCACGCTGCAGCTGGAGCTTTCCGGCACCGCGAAGAGCTATGCGGCCGGCACGTTTGCCGTCTACGGCACCGACCGGAGCTATGCCTATGCCAATCCCGGCACCGAAACCGTGCGCTTCATACGCAACGTGATTTCCTGATGCCTCAGCCGACCAGCAGCGTCCAGGCCATTCCGGCGAGGGCGCACAGGCCGAGCGTCAGCAATACCGAGGCCTTGAGACGGAAGAGCGCGAAGGCGGCCGCCGCGGCAAGCAGGGCCGCGGGCAGGATGATCGTTGCCACGACCGGCAGCTCGACATGCAGCGGCCCGGCGGCAAACACCGTCACATCGGCAAAGAGCGTGTGCACGGCGAACCAGACCGCAAGGTTGAGGATGACGCCGACGACGGCCGCGGTTATGGCCGACATGGCCCCGGAGAGCGCCACATTGCCGCGCAGTTTTTCGATGAAGGGCGCGCCGAGGAAGATCCAGAGGAAACACGGCACGAAGGTGACCCAGGTGGTGAGAATCGCGGCCAGCGTCGCGGCCGTCATGGGATCGAGACTGCCCGGATTTCGATAGGCGCCGAGGAAGCCGACGAATTGCAGCACCATGATGAGCGGTCCCGGCGTGGTCTCGGCCATGCCGAGCCCATCGAGCATTTCACCGGGGCTAAGCCAGCCATAGTGCTGAACCGCTTCCTGCGCGACATAGGCGAGCGCCGCATAGGCACCGCCGAAGGTGACGACCGCCATCTTGCTGAAGAAGGTGCCGATCTCTGCGAAGACATTGTTTCCGCCAGCGAAAAACCAGATCAGCAGGACCGGCCCGAGCCAGAGACAGAGAAGTGCAGCCGAAATCTTCAGGGACCAGGCGAGGTTGGGGCGGGCATGGGCAGGCGTCGCCTCGCCAAGCAGCGAATCACGATCCTGAAGCACGGCCCCCCTGGCGGCGGCATGACCGCCCAGGGTGCGGAAAAGCCGCGACCCGAATTTCGAGCCTAGATAGCCCACAATGGCAGCAACGAGGACGATGAGCGGGAACGGCACCTTGAAGGCGAAGATGGCGATGAAAGCTCCTGTGGCGATGGCGATCATCGCCGGATTGGCCAGCGCGCGGCTGCCGATGCGGAACACCGCCTGCACGACCACCGCCAGCACCGCCGCCTTGAGGCCGAAGAACAGGCCCTCGACCACGCTCGCATCGCCAAAGATGACGTAGATATAGCTCAGCGCCAGGATTGCCAGAAAGCCCGGCAGGATGAACAGCAGGCCGGCGGCGAGACCACCGGCCGTACGGTGCATCAGCCAGCCGATATAGACTGCGAGCTGCTGGGCCTCCGGCCCGGGCAGCAGCATGCAGTAGTTCAGCGCGTGCAGGAAACGGCTCTCCCCGATCCAGCGTTTTTCATCGACGACGATGCGGTGCATGACCGCGATCTGCCCTGCCGGGCCGCCGAAGCTGAGGGCCGCGACGCGCGCCCACACACGCAACGCCTCACCGAAGGGCACGCCGTGGCCGGGCTGTTCCGGCAGATCGGCGGACGTGGCCGCGCTGTCGCTCATCAAGAAATCTCCCTTGCCGCCACGATCGATCGCAGCGGCCCCCTCCCCTGTCAAGTCGCGGCCGGTCTTGACGGATCGGGTTGGCGGCAGTATTAAACTCATGAGTTAATTAACCTGATGGATAAATGATGTGAGCGACCCGTTGAGCCTGACCTTCGCCGCTCTTGCGGACCCGACACGCCGGGCAATCCTCGCACGACTTTCCGAAGGGGATGCGACAGTCAACGAGATTGCCGCCCCTTTCGCCATGAGCCTCCCCGCCGTCTCGAAGCACCTGAAGGTGCTGGAGACCGCCGGCCTCATCACGCGCAGCCGCACCGCCCAGTGGCGCCCGTGCCATCTGGAGGCCGCACCACTGAAGGACGCGAACGGCTGGATCTCCAACTACCGACACTTCTGGGAGGCGAGCTTCGACCGGCTCGACGATTATCTCAAGGAATTGCAGGCCGGCGACCCGGACAAGAAGAGCTGAGGAGGAAGACCATGCAGCAGACCACCAAACCCGCAGAACAGATCGGCCTTGTCATCGAGCGCCTGATCGACGCGCCCGCCTCGCTCGTCTTCAGGGTCTGGACCTCGCCGGAGCACATGGCCCGCTGGCTGGGGCCGAAGGATTTCACGTCCCATTCCATTCGCATGGACTTTCGCCCCGGCGGCGCCTGGTCGGCCATCATCCGGTCGCCGGAGGGCGAGGAATACCCGATGGGCGGCACCTATCGCGAGATCGTCGAGAACGACCGCATCGTCTTCACTTTCCGTTGGACCGAGGAGGACGGGCCGGACACGCTGGTGACCGTCACCGTTGACGATCTGGGGACCAGGACGCGGCTGACCTTTGCGCAGACGCCCTTTGACACCACCGAATCCCGCGACAGCCATGCCGAGGGCTGGGGCGAATGCCTCGACCGGCTCGTCGCCTACATCCTGCAAAATCAGGCCTCAGGAGGAACCAATGAAGAAGACCTATCACGGCAGCTGCCATTGCGGCGCCATCCGCTACGAATGCGCGCTCGACTTCGATGAGGGCCTCCGGCGCTGCAACTGCTCCTTCTGCCGGCGCACGCGCATGCTGAAAACCTTCTCCAAGCGCGAGGATTTCAAGCTGATTTCCGGCGAAGACCACCTTGTCAGCTACCGCGCCGACAAATCCGGCTGGCCGGAGGGCGATGTCGACCACTACTTCTGCAAGCGTTGCGGCATCCGCCCCTTTTCGCGCGGCTATCACAAGGACTTCATGGGGCATTTCTACTGCATCAATGCCGGCACGCTCGACGACGTCTCCGAGGAAGAGTTCAGCGCCGCGCCGGTCATCTACGAGAATGGGCTGGCGGACGATTTCTTCAATCCGCCGCCCGAAGGCCTACGGGCACACCTTTAGCGCCCGGCAGGGTGCGCGCCTTGCTGGAGGTACGAATCCATCGCCTCCAGCATGGCCCGCCAGCCTGCGCAGTGGTCGTCCGCCTTGTCACGGCCGTCGAAATAAAGGCCCTGCTCGATGAGGCGCATGCGTGTGCCGCCCTCTGCGGGCGCGAAGGTCACGACGACCGTGCCGGCGAACGTCAGTGCGCCCTCCTCGCGCAGGGTGCTGGCATAGGCAATGCGGTTATCCGGCGTGATCTCCAGATAGTGATTTTCATTGAGGTAGACCGGGCCGTCCTTCGGGCCGAAGCGGCAGATGTCGCTTTCGCCGACGGTGAAACGAAAGCGCTCGAAATGCATTTGCCAGTCCGGACCGGGATCACCCCAGGCCTGCTGCGCCCCTTCTTCCGACCAAGCCGCAAAGATGCTCGCGACCGGTGCGGCAAAGGTTTTCGTGATGTCGACGGTTCCCTGTTCGATGCCCATGACGTTCTCTCTTCTGCGATTGATGATGAGGAAAGCATGACGCGGCCTGCCTTTGCCGTGTAGAGACGTTCTCGACACATTCGGGGCAAATGCGCCAAACTCCGACCATGCCATCACGACCCAGACCAACCGGCCCCCTGACCGTTGCCATCCTTTCGCTTCCCGAGAGCGGCACCATGGCGCCCTATGGCCTGCACGAGGTTCTGGGCGAAGCCGGCCGTGGCCCAAACGCGCTACGCAGCCTTCGTCCGACGCTCGTTGCAGCCGAGACAGGCGCGTATGAGACGGGCAGTCGCCTGCGCGTGACGCCGCAACAGGGGCTAGTGGACGGCACCGCCGACATCGTGATCATCTGCGACATCCATCTCGACCCCGGCATGTCGCCGGAAGGCCGCTGGACGCAGGAGATCGGCTGGGTCCGCCGACATATCGAGGTCGATGCACTCGTCTGTTCGGCATGCAGCGGCGCGGTACTGCTGGCCGAAGCCGGCCTTCTCGACGGCACGGAGGCGGCATCACACTGGATCATGGCAGACGTTTTTCGTGATCGTTATCCGGCGGTGAAATTCCGGCCGGAGCGCATTCTCTGCGACAGTGGACGGGCCGGACGCTTG encodes:
- a CDS encoding chemotaxis protein CheW produces the protein MAGTSSESQFVTFSLENEVFAVPVSVVREILDHEDAFKIPHGPDYLLGLRDVRGQGVPVIDLRLRLGMTKTEKTPHTRALVLDVPMGDKTLTLGLVADRVFEVIPFREEEIEGAPDIGVRWRSDYIAGVVRRNGGFVVIVDLARLFSGAEVAMMGSANRLAATA
- a CDS encoding protein-glutamate O-methyltransferase CheR — protein: MGAALRAHGAEEGLSSRNFDALSRYIYDYSGIKMPVTKLTMLEGRLRRRLRATGIPNFNDYCDYLFKRGGIDKEAIFLIDAVTTNKTDFFREPKHFDYMAETGLPEMVAAGHKRLRLWSAACSIGAEPYTMAMVLQDFIDGQPGLDYRILATDLSTDVLQAARRGVYPRDMVQPVPADMKRQYVMTSRDAARGEVRIHPRLRSTVGFARLNLMDSAYKVGEPMHMIFCRNVLIYFEKPTQAKVLSRLCDCLVPGGFLYVGHSETVTGITLPVRQVANTVFKKI
- a CDS encoding chemotaxis response regulator protein-glutamate methylesterase; the encoded protein is MPLPVKKIRVLIIDDSASVRQALTHVLEQDPEIEVMGAASDPFMAAKKIQEEIPDVITLDVEMPRMDGITFLRKLMSQRPIPVVMCSSLTEEGSETLMQALEAGAVDIILKPKIGAADHLAESGMRIREAVKGAAVARIGSHRRAAVPSGPTAKLTADAVLPPPSGRAMAKTTEMVACVGASTGGTEALRVMLEQLPANSPGLVIVQHMPEKFTAAFAKRLNSLCEVEVKEAVHGDPVLRGHVLIAPGDKHMMLERQGARYHVAVREGPLVSRHRPSVDVLFRSAARSAGGNAMGVIMTGMGDDGARGMAEMHQAGAYTVAQDEATSVVFGMPKEAIAHGGVDRILPLEQLAREILVADRRR
- a CDS encoding ParA family protein, translated to MPVITFANTKGGAGKTTAVLLLATELARLGFRVSVLDADPQHWITRWYENSEGLLGNRLSVVPYVTMSTIDRQLQEQKARADFVLIDLPGSRSSLLAKAVGYADYVLIPVQGSAMDAQGGANVIELLQYLEDKADIRIRHSVVLTRVNSMVTTRAMTAVKDLLAARRVHLLETPIIERAAFRDMFGCGGTLYTMDAKRVSNLDKAQENARALALEVLKQIPKAQYADAPILRSVA
- a CDS encoding DUF1127 domain-containing protein, whose amino-acid sequence is MNMARSFSNWRKYRQTINELDRMSARELRDLGIERSEIKSVARAAVGF
- a CDS encoding aminotransferase, which gives rise to MKIRDFGVEIWMNRYENHCEWNLAETCVESLTVAELLDMAGKREDILAELLPMKLTYGAIEGSERLRSLIAGMYEKQVLENVVVTHGAIGANALVHETLVEPGDRVISVLPTYQQHYSIPESFGADVQILKLTAEQGFLPDLAELRRLATPGTKLICLNNPNNPTGSLMDREFLLEVVEIARGCGAWILCDEVYRGTDQHGNGITASIADLYEKGISTGSMSKTYSLAGLRLGWIVGPRDLLHAVSIHRDYNTISVGMLDDHFAAIALENRDKILARSHAITRTNLAILAEWVDGEPLISWVKPKSGTTALLKYDLPLTSEAFCIRLLECTGVMLTPGSAMDMEGHLRIGYTNDEGVLREGLKRISAFLAEERAVLAA
- a CDS encoding XRE family transcriptional regulator, translating into MHSQERGDVLAHVSGNLRRLRQAAGLSQAALAEASGISRRMIVALEGGDANISLSSLDKLAGAIGVGFVDLVRDPAQAPSAEINEVTWRGTDPESTAVLLGSAPATKETQMWLWSLGPGERYEAEPDPAGWHEMVFVTEGTLQLELSGTAKSYAAGTFAVYGTDRSYAYANPGTETVRFIRNVIS
- the chrA gene encoding chromate efflux transporter is translated as MSDSAATSADLPEQPGHGVPFGEALRVWARVAALSFGGPAGQIAVMHRIVVDEKRWIGESRFLHALNYCMLLPGPEAQQLAVYIGWLMHRTAGGLAAGLLFILPGFLAILALSYIYVIFGDASVVEGLFFGLKAAVLAVVVQAVFRIGSRALANPAMIAIATGAFIAIFAFKVPFPLIVLVAAIVGYLGSKFGSRLFRTLGGHAAARGAVLQDRDSLLGEATPAHARPNLAWSLKISAALLCLWLGPVLLIWFFAGGNNVFAEIGTFFSKMAVVTFGGAYAALAYVAQEAVQHYGWLSPGEMLDGLGMAETTPGPLIMVLQFVGFLGAYRNPGSLDPMTAATLAAILTTWVTFVPCFLWIFLGAPFIEKLRGNVALSGAMSAITAAVVGVILNLAVWFAVHTLFADVTVFAAGPLHVELPVVATIILPAALLAAAAAFALFRLKASVLLTLGLCALAGMAWTLLVG
- a CDS encoding metalloregulator ArsR/SmtB family transcription factor produces the protein MSDPLSLTFAALADPTRRAILARLSEGDATVNEIAAPFAMSLPAVSKHLKVLETAGLITRSRTAQWRPCHLEAAPLKDANGWISNYRHFWEASFDRLDDYLKELQAGDPDKKS
- a CDS encoding SRPBCC domain-containing protein, which encodes MQQTTKPAEQIGLVIERLIDAPASLVFRVWTSPEHMARWLGPKDFTSHSIRMDFRPGGAWSAIIRSPEGEEYPMGGTYREIVENDRIVFTFRWTEEDGPDTLVTVTVDDLGTRTRLTFAQTPFDTTESRDSHAEGWGECLDRLVAYILQNQASGGTNEEDLSRQLPLRRHPLRMRARLR
- a CDS encoding GFA family protein; this translates as MKKTYHGSCHCGAIRYECALDFDEGLRRCNCSFCRRTRMLKTFSKREDFKLISGEDHLVSYRADKSGWPEGDVDHYFCKRCGIRPFSRGYHKDFMGHFYCINAGTLDDVSEEEFSAAPVIYENGLADDFFNPPPEGLRAHL
- a CDS encoding SRPBCC domain-containing protein: MGIEQGTVDITKTFAAPVASIFAAWSEEGAQQAWGDPGPDWQMHFERFRFTVGESDICRFGPKDGPVYLNENHYLEITPDNRIAYASTLREEGALTFAGTVVVTFAPAEGGTRMRLIEQGLYFDGRDKADDHCAGWRAMLEAMDSYLQQGAHPAGR
- a CDS encoding helix-turn-helix domain-containing protein; its protein translation is MPSRPRPTGPLTVAILSLPESGTMAPYGLHEVLGEAGRGPNALRSLRPTLVAAETGAYETGSRLRVTPQQGLVDGTADIVIICDIHLDPGMSPEGRWTQEIGWVRRHIEVDALVCSACSGAVLLAEAGLLDGTEAASHWIMADVFRDRYPAVKFRPERILCDSGRAGRLITTGGASSWQDLALYLIGRFCGAEEAARIARLFLIGDRGDGQLPFAAMVRPRQHGNAAIADVQTWLADNYATTNPVTAMVARSGMAERTFKRQFKAATGYAPVDYVQAMRIEEAKQMLETEPTAIEEIAVAVGYEDPTFFRKLFRRRVGVTPAQYRQRNRLRTLGD